The following proteins are co-located in the Ficedula albicollis isolate OC2 chromosome 25, FicAlb1.5, whole genome shotgun sequence genome:
- the DAP3 gene encoding 28S ribosomal protein S29, mitochondrial, whose product MLRSLRGLVCHSLKLERGCALHTAHRDGLSSVSSPEKPRAVFHTSESDPAKHTEQHEGRLYNIPLEEVNAVFPHGLPHRFQQQIRTFNEARVMVRRPALELLGYLKGSNFRHPAVRYVIYGERGTGKTMTLCHVVHYCSRQGWLVLHIPDAHLWVKNCRELLQSSYNKDRLDQPLQASAWLKNFKASNERFLQEIKTQKKYMWGKRESTEEGRPLREVVEQGLARARSASDAVGVLLRELKLQSHRGSFRLLVAVDGVNALWGRTTLRKEDKSPVCPEELTLVHNLRKMLRNDWSGGAIVTTLSQTGSLFKPSSAYTPQQLLGKEGFDALDPFVPIPVPNYSPSEFESCYGYYLERKWLQHEKAHTEDGKAELQFLSGSNPRQLDRLAGPL is encoded by the exons atGCTGAGAAGTCTGAGAGGACTCGTCTGCCATTCCCTGAAG CTGGAGCgtggctgtgccctgcacacagcacacagggatggcCTGAGCTCCGTGTCCAGCCCTGAAAAGCCCCGAGCAGTTTTCCACACCAGCGAGAGCGACCCG GCCAAGCACACGGAGCAGCACGAGGGTCGCCTGTACAACATCCCCCTGGAGGAGGTGAATGCTGTGTTTCCCCATGGGCTGCCCCATCGCTTCCAGCAGCAG ATCAGGACCTTCAACGAGGCGCGGGTGATGGTGCGCAGGCCGGCGCTGGAGCTCCTGGGGTACCTGAAGGGCTCCAACTTCAGGCACCCTGCAGTCAGATATGTGATCT ATGGTGAGAGAGGAACAGGGAAGACCATGACCCTGTGCCATGTGGTTCACTACTGCTcgaggcagggctggctggtgcTGCACATCCCTGATG CTCatctctgggtgaagaactgcAGGGAGCTTTTGCAGTCTTCTTACAACAAAGACAGGCTGGATCAGCCTCTGCAGGCCTCAGCCTGGCTCAAGAACTTCAAAGCCTCCAATGAACGTTTCCTGCAAGAG ataaaaacacaaaaaaaatacatgtggGGCAAAAGAGAAAGCACAGAGGAGGGAAGACCTTTGAGGGAAGTGGTGGAGCAG ggtCTGGCTCGTGCCAGGAGTGCCAGTGATGCCGTGGgggtgctgctgagggagctgaagcTGCAGAGTCACCGCGGCTCCTTCCGGCTCCTGGTGGCTGTGGACGGCGTCAACGCCCTCTGGGGCAGGACCACGCTGAGGAAGGAGGACAAGAGCCCT GTGTGTCCAGAGGAGCTGACGCTCGTGCACAACCTGAGGAAGATGCTGAGGAACGACTGG AGTGGAGGTGCCATTGTGACCACCCTCAGCCAGACTGGCTCACTCTTCAAACCCAGCTCAGCCTAcactccccagcagctgctgggaaag GAGGGGTTCGACGCCTTGGACCCTTTTGTGCCCATCCCGGTGCCCAACTACAGCCCGAGCGAGTTCGAGAGCTGCTACGGCTACTACCTGGAGCGCAAGTGGCTGCAGCACGAGAAAG